In one Vibrio rarus genomic region, the following are encoded:
- a CDS encoding type II toxin-antitoxin system TacA family antitoxin, whose product MATARLDIRLDEEIKAKAEKASALLGLKSLTEYVVRLMDEDSTQVISEHEGITVEANVFDQFMAACDEAKAPNKALLEATAFTKSGEFK is encoded by the coding sequence ATGGCTACTGCAAGACTTGATATCCGTTTGGATGAAGAAATCAAAGCTAAGGCTGAGAAAGCATCAGCTTTACTTGGTTTAAAAAGCTTAACTGAATACGTTGTTCGTTTAATGGACGAAGATTCAACTCAGGTGATTTCTGAGCATGAAGGTATCACTGTTGAAGCAAATGTATTTGATCAATTCATGGCTGCTTGTGACGAGGCTAAGGCTCCGAATAAAGCATTACTTGAAGCAACTGCATTTACTAAAAGTGGTGAGTTTAAGTGA
- a CDS encoding GNAT family N-acetyltransferase translates to MSYSKTFKELDKSQHDRASFDCGEKELNDFIQTQAAKHMQAGISRTMVLPASVPLPNQKYPICSFYSIAPSSISRDTLPQAMAKKLPRYPIPVFLLAQLAVHKEFHGSGLGKVSLIKALEYLWEINSHMRAYAIVVDCLTEQAESFYAKYGFEILCEINGRLRMFIPMKTVGQLFT, encoded by the coding sequence GTGAGTTATTCCAAAACTTTCAAAGAATTGGATAAATCACAACACGATAGAGCATCATTTGACTGTGGGGAAAAAGAGTTAAATGATTTTATCCAAACTCAAGCTGCTAAACATATGCAAGCAGGTATAAGTCGTACAATGGTTTTGCCTGCTTCTGTGCCATTACCCAATCAAAAATATCCAATTTGTTCATTTTATAGTATTGCGCCAAGTTCGATTAGCCGTGATACGTTGCCACAAGCGATGGCTAAAAAATTACCGCGCTATCCAATACCTGTTTTCCTTTTAGCTCAATTGGCAGTTCATAAAGAATTTCATGGCAGCGGATTAGGTAAAGTTAGCTTAATCAAAGCTCTCGAATATCTTTGGGAAATTAACTCTCACATGAGAGCTTATGCCATTGTTGTTGATTGTTTAACTGAACAAGCTGAGTCATTTTACGCAAAATATGGTTTCGAGATTCTTTGCGAAATCAACGGTCGTCTAAGAATGTTCATTCCGATGAAAACAGTCGGTCAGTTATTCACTTAG
- a CDS encoding glutaredoxin family protein, giving the protein MKFIRVVLGQVILLLNFIFTPRGVKRSQQAQLAANQKVDNLTLYQFEACPFCVKVRRELKRQSVNITLKDAKNDLQAREELHTGGGKIKVPCLKINHQGVDTWMYESKDIVAYLQKEFA; this is encoded by the coding sequence ATGAAATTTATCAGGGTTGTTCTCGGACAGGTTATCTTGCTACTTAACTTTATCTTCACCCCGCGCGGGGTCAAACGCTCGCAACAGGCGCAACTTGCTGCCAATCAAAAGGTGGACAACTTAACTCTTTACCAATTTGAGGCGTGCCCATTTTGTGTGAAAGTGCGTCGTGAACTCAAACGCCAATCGGTCAATATCACCTTAAAAGATGCAAAAAATGACTTGCAGGCGCGTGAAGAGTTACATACCGGTGGTGGGAAGATAAAAGTGCCATGTTTAAAAATCAATCATCAAGGTGTGGACACATGGATGTACGAATCTAAAGACATTGTCGCGTATCTACAAAAAGAGTTCGCTTAA